ttaagttatggttggaatagatttgttaccaattttcacgtagctaaaatgagaaaaattatccaatcttgttttacccataacttcttcattttaaatccgttttgagtgaatcaaattgctatggtttcatattgaactctattttatgaatctaaacaaaaaaaatataggtttctagtcggaaaaataagttacaagtcgtttttgtaaaggtagtcatttcagtcgaaagaacgacgtctagatgaccattttagaaaacatacttccactttgagtttaaccataatttttggatatagtttcatgttcataataaaaatcattttctcagaataacaacttttaaatcaaagtttatcatagtttttaattaactaacccaaaacagcccgcggtgttactacgacggcgtaaatccggttttacggtgtttttcgtgtttccaggttttaaatcattaagttagcatatcatatagatatagaacatgtgtttagttgattttaaaagtcaagttagaaggattaacttttgtttgcgaacaagtttagaattaactaaactatgttctagtgattacaagtttaaaccttcgaataagatagctttatatgtatgaatcgaatgatgttatgaacatcattactaccttaagttccttggatgaacctactggaaaagagaaaaatggatctagcttcaatggatccttggatggctcaaagttcttgaagcaaaatcatgacacgaaaacaagttcaagtaagatcatcacttgaaataagattgttatagttatagaaattgaaccaaagtttgaatatgattattaccttgtattagaatgataacctactgtaagaaacaaagatttcttgaggttggatgatcaccttacaagattggaagtgagctagcaaacttgaaagtattcttgattttatgaaactagaacttttggaatttatgaagaacacttagaacttgaagatagaacttgagagagttcaattagatgaagaaaattgaagaattaaagtgtttgtaggtgtttttggtcgttggtgtatggattagatataaaggatatgtaattttgttttcatgtaaataagtcatgaatgattactcatatttttgtaatcttatgagatatttcatgctagttgccaaatgatggttcccacatgtgttaggtgactcacatgggctgctaagagctgatcattggagtgtatataccaatagtacatacatctaaaagctgtgtattgtacgagtacgaatacgggtgcatacgagtagaattgttgatgaaactgaacgagaatgtaattgtaagcatttttgttaagtagaagtattttgataagtgtattgaagtctttcaaaagtgtataaatacatattaaaacactacatgtatatacattttaactgagtcgttaagtcatcgttagtcgttacatgtaagtgttgttttgaaacctttaggttaacgatcttgtgaaatgttgttaacccaatgtttataataacaaaagagattttaaattattatattatcatgatattatgatgtacgaatatctcttaatatgatatatatacattaaatgtcgttacaacgataaacgttacatatatgtctcgtttcaaaatcattaagttagtagtcttgtttttacatatgtagttcattgttaatataattaatgatatgtttacttatcataatatcatgttaactatatatataaccatatatatgtcatcatatagttttttacaagttttaacgttcgtgaatcaccggtcaacttgggtggtcaattgtctatatgaaacctatttcaattaatcaagtcttaacaagtttgattgcttaacatgttggaaacatttaatcatgtaaacatcaatctcaattaatatatataaacatggaaaagttcgggtcactacagaacatccccactatgtcaattgcccatttgcagaatggccatggagaTGCGACCGGTATCATTGGATGTCGCGGAGCCTTGTTTACCGGTGCGTGAAGTTGACACGACTGACATTTGCGTATCACTTCTGCAGCATCTCTGTACATTGACGGCCAATAATATCCAAGTCGCATTATTTTGGATGCAACTGTCTTGTGTCCCGAGTGCAAAGCGCACATTCCCTTGCGCACTTCCCGTATGATCGACTCTGCTTGAGTTGGATTAAGACACCGCAAATGGGGTCCCAGGAAAAACTTTTTGTATAGAATTCCTTTATCTAAAAAATACATTGGTGCTTTCATCTTAATCTTTCTTGCTTCTATTGAATCTATCGGCAATGTACCTTTGTTCAGAAATTCTACTATCGGTGTCATCCAACTCTGCTCCTCTTCTTCAACTGCGGCAGATACACCGTCTGGCTCGATGGATTTTACCTTCACTTCCTCGACCCATATTTCTTTCTTAAAATGGCTGAATGTTAAGGCGGCTAACTTACTAAGCGCATCCGCCTTTTTATTCAACGTTCTTGAAACCTGAGTTATCTGGAATAAATCGAAGTCCACCGCGAGCTCTTGCACAATTTTCAAGTACTTTTGCATCGATTCATCATGTGCTTCAAATATCCCATTGAATTGGTTTGCAACTAACTGCGAATCAACATATACTGACATCTCTTTTACCTCCAGATATTTTGCTACCCGCATTCCGAATAACAACGCTTCATACTCAGCTTCATTGTTTGTTACAGGGAAGCTAAAGTGAAGCGCGAAGGTATATTCTTCTCCTTCTGGACTTTTTAGGACtattcttgtagtgacccgaacttttccatgtttatatatattaaatgaaattgatttttacatgattaagtatttctaacatgttaagcaatcaaacttgttatgacttgattaattgaaataggtttcatatagacaattgacctcccaagttgaccggtgattcatgaaagttaacacttgtaaaaactatatgatgacatacatatatatatatatatatatatatatatatatatatatatatatatatatatatatatatatatatatatatatatatatatatatatagttaacatgacattatgataagtatgtacctcattaagtattttaacaatgagttatatacataaaaatgagactattaaattaagaaactcgaaatgatatatataacgattatcgttataacaatgtcttactaaatacatatgaatcatactatgatattgttacactatgtttaaatatgataattaataagtaaacatatcattaagtatattaacaatgaactacatatgtaaaaacaagactactaacttaagggtttcgaaaagagacatatatgtaacgattatcgttgtaacgacatttaactgtatatatatcatactaagatatattaatatatcataatatcatgataatgtaataatttaacatctctttagatataataaacaatgggttaacaacatttaacaagatcgttaacctaaaggtttcaaaacaacacttacatgtaacgactaacgatgacttaacgactcagttaaaatgtatatacatgtagtgttttaatatgtattcatacacttttgaaagacttcaagacagttatcaaagtacttctaattaacaaaaatgcttacgattacatcctcattcattttcatcaacaattctactcgtatgcactcgtatttgtactcgtacaatacacagcttctaaatgtatttactattggtatatacacttcaatgatcagctcttagaagcccttgtgagtcacctaatacatgtgggaaccatcatttaacatctagcaagaaatatctaacaaaacaacaaactaatggagcctatatggaaggcCTAAGTTCACGTGATGATGgagtaccacaaacacattcactttgcaattttcttgaatcaaactactctctctcaagtgttcttccattgttctaagtgttcttcatcatctgcatctaaatctagctcaatctagttcataaatccatacataaaccaagttataaaacaactactcaagaacacaccaacaacacttccaagtttgctagcttacttccaatcttgcaaatccactttgagtgatcatccaacctcaagaaatctttcttatttatagtaagatatctttctaatacaaggtaatactcatattcaaaatttgattcaatttctataactttaacaatcttatttcaagtcaaaatcttacttgaacttgttttcatgtcatgattttgcttcaagaactttcaagccatccaaggatcctttgaagctagatctatttttatcatttccagtaggtttatccacaaaacctgaggtagtaatgatgttcataacatcattcgattcatatatataaaactacgttattcgaaggtttaagcttgtaatcactagaacatagtttagttaattctaaacttgttcgcaaacaaaagttaatccttctaacttgacatataaaatcaactaaacaaatgttctatatctatatgatatgctaacttaatgatttaaaaccggaaaacactaaaaacaccgtaaaaccggatatacggcgtcgtagtaacaccgcgggctgttttgggttagttaattaaaaactatgataaactttgatttaaaagtttttcttctgggaaaatgatttttcttatgaacatgaaactatatccaaaaatcatggttaaactcaaagtggaagtatgttttccaaaatggtcatctagacgtcattctttcgactgaaatgactacctttacaaaaatgacttgtaacctgtatttccgactataaacttatactttttatgtttagattcataaacttaattcaatatgaaaccaaagcaacttgaatcactcaaaacggatttaaaacgaagaagttttgggtaaaacaagattggataatttttcttgttgtagctacgtgaaaattggtaaaaaatctatattaatcatatcctagctaacttatattgtattatacatgtattctaatattttatgtaatcttggggtaccatagacacgtatgcaaattttttgacatatcataacgacccatctatatatattatttggaacaaccatagacactttatatgcagtaatgtttgagttagctatacagggttgaggttgattccaaaaaatatatatactttgagttgtgatctagccgaagacgtgtatacactgggtcgtgaattgagtcaagataatatatatcaatttatttctgtacatctaactatggacaactagttgtaggttactaacgaggacagctgacttaataaacttaaaacattaaaacgtattaaaaatgttgtaaatatattttgaacatactttgatatatatgtacatatttgttataggttcgtgaatcgaccagtggccaagtcttacttcccgacaaagtaaaaatctgtgaaagtgagttatagtcccactttttaaatctaacatttttgggatgagaatacatgcagttttataaatgttttacaaaatagacacaagtacgtgaaactacattctat
The window above is part of the Rutidosis leptorrhynchoides isolate AG116_Rl617_1_P2 chromosome 1, CSIRO_AGI_Rlap_v1, whole genome shotgun sequence genome. Proteins encoded here:
- the LOC139893736 gene encoding uncharacterized protein, with the translated sequence MSVYVDSQLVANQFNGIFEAHDESMQKYLKIVQELAVDFDLFQITQVSRTLNKKADALSKLAALTFSHFKKEIWVEEVKVKSIEPDGVSAAVEEEEQSWMTPIVEFLNKGTLPIDSIEARKIKMKAPMYFLDKGILYKKFFLGPHLRCLNPTQAESIIREVRKGMCALHSGHKTVASKIMRLGYYWPSMYRDAAEVIRKCQSCQLHAPFEGNPFSDWCQELNIKQTITSVAHPQANGQCEVTNRDIVLGIKARLGLCRRGWIDELLSVLWAQCTTPKDATNETPFCLVYGSEAVILAEINVPTMHIASFDESSNREELRVNLNLVE